From Methylocystis sp. ATCC 49242, one genomic window encodes:
- a CDS encoding DUF2865 domain-containing protein encodes MRSVRVATRLGVIAAVALAAPAHSHAQDFFEELFGGFAPQPHRSEGPATHRSERWRPTARPSAPRRHITDRSPKHTARPDFDRNRNAGADSEAVAGPSSGGGYCVRMCDGYFFPLIKSELATKLESCEYACPSAKVDIYEGATIETARNFKGQSYASIPTAFKFREMTTSGCSCNRPEQSQAVFLHMLRSDPTLRKGDIAFEEDGFYVYDGSRLNHAGNLSRLPRGLRAKLKALIPVSRLPLHSGTPPASPSGSIAGIARQEQQSRPRPSLAGGTTPMNVRPGDNPEANASLPTPALLIVLALAVAAVGATKLDMAPSRSAAEKRPGSRAGPVYGGSRRNAAEK; translated from the coding sequence ATGCGTAGCGTTAGGGTCGCCACGCGTTTGGGAGTCATTGCCGCTGTCGCGCTGGCCGCGCCCGCACATTCGCACGCCCAGGACTTTTTTGAAGAGTTATTTGGCGGCTTCGCGCCGCAGCCGCATCGCTCGGAAGGCCCGGCAACGCACAGAAGTGAAAGATGGCGCCCGACCGCGAGACCTTCTGCGCCCCGCCGACATATTACCGATCGATCACCGAAACACACCGCCCGACCTGACTTCGATCGAAACCGTAACGCTGGAGCGGACAGTGAGGCGGTCGCCGGCCCTTCCTCGGGCGGCGGATATTGCGTGCGCATGTGCGACGGATATTTCTTTCCCCTCATCAAATCCGAATTGGCGACGAAACTGGAGTCCTGCGAATACGCCTGCCCATCGGCCAAAGTGGACATATATGAAGGAGCGACGATCGAAACGGCGCGGAATTTCAAGGGTCAGTCATATGCTTCGATTCCGACGGCGTTCAAATTTCGGGAAATGACGACCAGCGGATGCTCCTGCAATAGGCCCGAGCAATCGCAAGCGGTTTTCCTGCATATGCTGCGCTCGGACCCGACGCTCCGCAAAGGCGACATCGCCTTCGAAGAGGATGGTTTTTACGTCTATGACGGGTCCAGGTTGAACCACGCCGGGAACTTGAGCAGGCTCCCGCGCGGATTGCGCGCAAAACTCAAGGCGCTGATCCCCGTCTCACGCTTGCCTCTCCACTCCGGGACGCCCCCGGCGTCGCCCTCCGGCTCCATCGCCGGGATCGCACGGCAGGAGCAGCAGAGCCGCCCGCGGCCGTCGCTGGCGGGCGGGACGACGCCAATGAACGTCCGCCCCGGCGACAATCCAGAGGCAAATGCCTCCCTGCCGACGCCCGCGTTGCTGATCGTCCTCGCTTTGGCCGTCGCCGCAGTCGGCGCAACAAAACTCGATATGGCGCCCAGCCGCAGCGCGGCTGAAAAGCGACCCGGTTCAAGAGCCGGGCCGGTCTACGGCGGAAGCCGGCGAAACGCCGCCGAAAAATGA
- a CDS encoding P-II family nitrogen regulator, translating into MKIITAIIKPFKLDEVREALTELGVHGMTATEVKGYGRQKGHAEIYRGAEYIVSFLPKVKIEIAIGDELVDRAIEAIKTAAHTGHIGDGKIFVTPLERALRIRTGETDSDAL; encoded by the coding sequence ATGAAGATCATCACGGCCATCATCAAACCCTTCAAGCTCGATGAAGTGCGCGAGGCGCTTACGGAACTCGGCGTGCATGGCATGACCGCGACCGAGGTGAAGGGCTATGGGCGCCAGAAGGGCCACGCCGAGATCTATCGCGGCGCCGAATACATCGTCTCCTTCCTGCCGAAGGTGAAGATCGAGATCGCCATCGGCGACGAGCTTGTCGATCGGGCGATCGAGGCGATCAAGACGGCCGCGCACACCGGCCACATCGGTGACGGCAAGATCTTCGTCACGCCGCTCGAGCGCGCCCTGCGCATCCGCACCGGCGAAACCGATTCCGACGCACTCTGA
- a CDS encoding outer membrane protein, whose protein sequence is MKLAPTLSAILLAVSAGSAFAADLPSVKAPPPVYVAPPMWTGFYAGLNAGYGFGLSSNATTVGNAYDQYYTSYFNQPGWPPLLVAGYGGLMAANSGNASLNQNGFIGGGQIGYNYQWSPTIVIGVEADMQGSAIRGSGGYTGVGQDLYSMGRMMLMPHGTRNSVGGGTIQAGLDWFGTVRGRVGYLVTPTLLVFGTGGLTYGGAWANGNYTSTSAWCGTPTDACYGGMITTPYSQIAVGSGRTSSTLVGWNAGGGFEWMFMPNWSLKAEAFYYDLGSMNLNGSAVAAVSNVAAHMGRAVPDAQMIFPTTRVRYDGVIARAGINYHFNWGAAPGLTTY, encoded by the coding sequence ATGAAACTCGCCCCCACCTTATCCGCCATTCTGCTGGCGGTTTCGGCAGGATCGGCCTTCGCCGCCGACCTCCCCTCCGTCAAGGCTCCGCCGCCCGTTTATGTCGCGCCGCCCATGTGGACCGGCTTCTACGCCGGTCTCAACGCCGGCTACGGCTTCGGTTTGAGCTCCAACGCGACGACCGTCGGCAACGCCTATGACCAGTATTACACGAGCTATTTCAATCAGCCCGGCTGGCCTCCGCTCCTCGTCGCCGGCTATGGCGGACTGATGGCCGCCAACAGCGGCAACGCCAGTCTCAACCAGAACGGCTTCATCGGCGGCGGGCAGATCGGTTACAATTATCAATGGAGCCCCACCATTGTCATCGGCGTCGAAGCTGACATGCAGGGTTCGGCGATCCGTGGCTCGGGCGGCTACACCGGCGTCGGTCAGGATCTCTATTCCATGGGCCGCATGATGCTCATGCCGCACGGCACCCGCAACTCGGTCGGCGGCGGCACGATTCAGGCGGGCCTTGACTGGTTCGGCACCGTGCGCGGTCGCGTCGGCTATCTGGTCACGCCGACCTTGCTCGTTTTCGGCACCGGCGGTCTGACCTATGGCGGCGCCTGGGCCAATGGCAATTATACATCGACCTCCGCCTGGTGCGGCACGCCGACCGACGCATGTTACGGCGGCATGATCACGACCCCCTACTCCCAGATCGCGGTCGGCTCGGGCCGCACTTCGAGCACGCTGGTCGGCTGGAACGCCGGCGGCGGTTTCGAGTGGATGTTCATGCCGAACTGGAGCCTGAAAGCCGAGGCCTTCTACTATGATCTCGGCTCCATGAATCTCAACGGCAGCGCAGTGGCCGCCGTTTCAAACGTCGCAGCTCATATGGGCAGAGCTGTGCCGGATGCGCAGATGATCTTCCCCACGACACGTGTGCGATACGACGGCGTCATCGCCCGCGCGGGTATCAACTACCACTTCAACTGGGGCGCGGCTCCCGGGCTAACGACTTACTGA
- a CDS encoding DUF2946 family protein, with protein MTRSWANRTLLKHALVACALACLLAIQVLSATGIHSSGSMTPDVGERSASIASTTAICDDTGDHNGHAGHQHDLSQCCVLCAALYDDASLIPLAVLAKIIAPSPPQIGAPRAYFLPRRVGLRQSGWESSWSSTAPPHA; from the coding sequence ATGACTCGCTCTTGGGCAAATAGAACGCTTCTAAAACACGCGCTCGTCGCGTGCGCTTTGGCGTGTCTGCTCGCTATCCAAGTGCTCAGCGCGACGGGAATCCACTCGTCCGGGTCTATGACGCCAGACGTCGGCGAGCGGTCGGCGTCAATTGCCTCCACGACTGCGATTTGTGACGATACCGGCGACCACAACGGTCACGCAGGCCACCAGCATGATCTCTCTCAATGCTGCGTGCTTTGTGCAGCGCTTTATGACGATGCGTCGCTCATTCCTCTCGCAGTCCTTGCGAAAATAATCGCTCCGTCTCCGCCGCAAATCGGGGCGCCGCGCGCTTATTTCCTCCCGCGCCGAGTGGGACTGCGCCAGTCGGGCTGGGAAAGCAGCTGGTCGTCAACCGCGCCGCCTCACGCCTGA
- a CDS encoding sulfatase-like hydrolase/transferase encodes MRRWKVTSIPIGVAALALASTCAAAPAQLRRPNILLILTDDAGIDQIRTFGYGGRTAPPTPSIDAIANAGLRFRNAWTMPACSTARGVLYTGRYPFRTNLYAALGPSDLANSMISPWEMTLPKLMKKGGYTSGLFGKFHIGLQGNNPFKLAMPGALGWDYFSGWLDETGDPSSIDTTAGGVGAPDQYPWGYVPGSRNGGADRGACYAGDGSCQLLSAPYASKNPPGRVCRDGGGIFTPGRSCQLRTPPKINFGILSAHYVSPLVINRGVSVEQPLITNRRARTYRNVEATDAAIRWIKQQQAAGGPWMATVSTATVHTPMQAPPVPRLPANSVDTNGLDPDNPASQIIIANQMIEEMDADIGRLLVETGLARRSPSGSLIYEPEATDTVVVYVNDNGSLGSQVRLPFDGSRAKGTPYQTGVWTQLVVAGPLVSQPGRAVTAMVNIADLYQLFGEIAGIDVRKVVPRTLDSRPMLPYLRNPAQAPIRTSNFTLVGPNIQANGAMNGPCQFASSCSQIPVTKSVCEDNGGVWFGQRATGTYPVSGGTPIPANGFTYCCQVQIWLHDNGYTPTKINPETGMAIRNRIGYKLVRNSLKDYSSASNSCLDTTTDELYVVNEAEPVPLLDREDRLIPTPYTPVQQRNHDALSKELDALLGSQPSCPGDGNIDGVVNLQDVHDYGVMVHLSRGKSSWYDFNEDGLTNPADLAIIQKNYGKVCRK; translated from the coding sequence ATGCGTCGCTGGAAAGTCACCTCCATACCGATCGGCGTCGCTGCGCTTGCGCTCGCCTCAACATGCGCAGCAGCTCCTGCGCAGTTGCGCCGGCCAAACATACTTCTCATCCTCACGGATGACGCTGGCATAGATCAGATTCGCACTTTCGGTTACGGCGGCCGCACCGCGCCGCCCACTCCGAGCATTGATGCAATCGCCAATGCGGGCCTGCGGTTCAGAAACGCATGGACGATGCCCGCCTGCTCGACGGCCCGCGGCGTGCTGTACACCGGGCGCTATCCTTTCCGCACCAATTTATACGCCGCGCTCGGTCCCTCCGATCTCGCCAATTCCATGATCTCGCCATGGGAGATGACGCTTCCGAAGCTTATGAAGAAAGGCGGCTATACGAGTGGGCTGTTCGGGAAATTCCATATCGGTCTTCAGGGAAACAATCCCTTCAAACTTGCCATGCCGGGCGCGCTCGGTTGGGATTACTTTTCCGGATGGCTGGACGAAACCGGCGATCCGTCGTCGATCGATACGACCGCCGGCGGCGTGGGCGCTCCGGACCAATATCCATGGGGCTATGTGCCCGGTTCGAGGAACGGCGGCGCCGATCGCGGCGCCTGCTATGCGGGCGACGGAAGCTGCCAGCTTCTGAGCGCGCCATATGCCTCGAAGAATCCGCCCGGCCGCGTCTGTCGGGACGGCGGCGGCATTTTCACGCCCGGGCGGTCCTGCCAGCTGCGAACTCCGCCGAAAATCAACTTCGGCATATTGAGCGCTCACTATGTTTCTCCGCTCGTGATCAATCGCGGCGTGAGCGTCGAGCAGCCTCTGATCACGAACAGGCGGGCGCGAACCTATCGCAATGTCGAAGCGACCGACGCGGCTATCCGCTGGATCAAGCAGCAGCAGGCTGCTGGTGGGCCATGGATGGCAACGGTCTCGACCGCTACTGTCCACACGCCGATGCAAGCGCCCCCTGTGCCCCGTCTGCCCGCGAATTCGGTCGACACCAATGGGCTCGATCCCGACAACCCCGCAAGCCAGATCATCATCGCCAATCAGATGATCGAGGAAATGGACGCTGATATCGGCCGGCTTCTTGTGGAAACAGGACTTGCGCGCAGGAGCCCGAGCGGCTCGCTGATTTACGAGCCCGAAGCAACGGACACGGTGGTCGTCTATGTCAACGACAATGGCTCCCTCGGCTCTCAGGTGCGACTGCCCTTCGACGGAAGCCGCGCGAAAGGCACGCCCTATCAGACCGGCGTGTGGACGCAGCTGGTCGTCGCTGGCCCGCTCGTGAGCCAGCCGGGTCGCGCTGTGACAGCAATGGTCAATATTGCCGATCTGTATCAGTTGTTCGGCGAAATCGCCGGAATAGATGTGCGCAAGGTCGTGCCGCGCACGCTCGATTCCCGGCCCATGCTGCCCTATCTCCGTAACCCCGCCCAGGCGCCCATCCGCACCTCCAATTTCACGCTCGTCGGCCCGAACATACAGGCCAATGGCGCAATGAACGGCCCCTGTCAGTTTGCAAGCAGTTGCTCGCAGATTCCTGTGACCAAGAGCGTCTGCGAGGATAATGGCGGCGTCTGGTTCGGGCAGCGCGCGACCGGGACTTATCCCGTGTCGGGCGGCACGCCGATCCCAGCGAACGGCTTTACCTACTGTTGCCAGGTCCAGATCTGGCTGCATGACAACGGTTACACGCCGACCAAGATTAATCCGGAAACGGGCATGGCCATCCGGAATCGCATCGGCTACAAGCTCGTGCGCAACAGCCTGAAGGATTACAGCTCGGCCAGCAATTCATGCCTCGACACGACTACCGACGAGCTCTATGTCGTGAATGAGGCGGAGCCTGTGCCGTTGCTGGACCGGGAAGACAGGTTGATCCCCACGCCCTATACGCCCGTTCAGCAGCGCAACCATGACGCCTTGTCGAAGGAGCTGGACGCCCTGCTCGGATCACAGCCGTCGTGCCCGGGCGACGGCAATATCGATGGCGTCGTGAACCTGCAGGATGTTCACGACTACGGCGTCATGGTGCATCTGTCTCGCGGGAAATCGAGTTGGTACGACTTCAACGAGGACGGGCTGACCAATCCGGCCGATTTGGCGATCATTCAGAAGAATTACGGAAAGGTGTGCCGAAAGTAG
- the rpsI gene encoding 30S ribosomal protein S9, whose amino-acid sequence MAETTLSSLSDLNQAAVAAASEAPKYEQKLDKQGRAYATGKRKNAVARVWVKPGSGKITVNGRDVAVYFARPVLRMILQQPLVVAKRTGQYDLVVSVAGGGLSGQAGAVRHGLAKALTHYEPELRSPLKKEGFLTRDSRVVERKKYGKRKARRSFQFSKR is encoded by the coding sequence ATGGCCGAGACCACCCTTTCCTCGCTGTCCGACCTCAACCAGGCGGCCGTCGCCGCGGCGTCCGAGGCGCCGAAATACGAGCAGAAGCTCGACAAGCAGGGCCGCGCCTACGCCACCGGCAAACGCAAGAACGCCGTCGCCCGCGTGTGGGTCAAGCCGGGCTCCGGCAAGATCACCGTCAACGGCCGAGACGTCGCCGTCTATTTCGCGCGTCCCGTGCTGCGCATGATCCTGCAGCAGCCGCTCGTCGTCGCGAAGCGGACCGGCCAATATGACCTCGTCGTCTCCGTCGCCGGCGGCGGCCTTTCGGGTCAGGCGGGCGCCGTGCGCCACGGCCTCGCCAAGGCGCTGACGCACTACGAGCCGGAGCTGCGCTCGCCGCTCAAGAAGGAAGGCTTCCTTACCCGCGACTCGCGCGTGGTCGAGCGCAAGAAATACGGCAAGCGCAAGGCCCGCCGCAGCTTCCAGTTCTCGAAGCGCTAA
- a CDS encoding TonB-dependent receptor, protein MFRVSIARSASLIALVCATPGLAQQALPDITIAANRPRHATSTTPQRRVATPVAAPVAAPAPEPAPAPEPMREPEVVPRAEIADERATSPDTTKLLERTPGVSMYEAGGVSRLPVIHGMADDRIKIMTSGVAVTSACANHMNPPLSYSDANTVGKVEVYSGVVPVSKGGDSIGGTIIVEPPSPVFRSAATTTAAPPEPADARKPFIELFEAGKLRLGPDNNVLVTGETSSFFRSNNTGIGASAIVNTATDHYAFLYNGSWSRATDYRAGGNDAKVLSTNFISENHQGTIAYQNDGHLLSLRGAITNIPYQGFANQRMDMTANRGYQVEAKYQGTGDWGFVDARAYWHNVSHTMGFLNDKQPDYMPMATNGLDYGYSVKLDHPVNEDHLVRVGSEFHGFRLNDWWEPIPGGGIMTARDNTTFMLPDPTIFDMTMKMMTPFTQWNIRNGIRNRLSHFAEWEAKWTPQWSTLVGVRNDLVFSNAGEAAAYDPRNPAFMPMKIGDFWIPGIMLNPDAVAAQIFNSRSHRRTDVNFDVTAQVRYKPDENTTYEGGYSRKTRSPNLYERYAWGVGTMTAAMVNQFGDANGYVGNLDLVPEVAHTFSLTGSWRDPKNEWEARIAPYYSFVQNYIDANRVGSFAFTGPAAPGPYVFQELQFRNHNALIWGVDFSGRLKIFEDPDFGRFYGTALASYTYGRNLDTGDPRNCNFFAAGNPPTIGSVYADQLCYLLADAQKKGDGLYNIMPINTRLGIEHKLGGWTNGVELVVVGAKNHVSVQRNELHTPAYTLVNLRSSYEWSNLRLDFAIENIANTLYYPALGGFYITGYKAWTNTGLSPFSIPSPVAGMGRNIVAGLTVKF, encoded by the coding sequence ATGTTCCGCGTATCTATCGCTCGCAGCGCCAGTCTCATCGCGCTCGTCTGTGCAACGCCCGGTTTGGCGCAGCAAGCCCTCCCCGACATCACCATTGCGGCCAACCGCCCAAGGCACGCGACATCCACAACGCCACAGCGGCGCGTTGCGACGCCTGTAGCCGCTCCGGTTGCGGCTCCTGCGCCGGAGCCGGCGCCCGCCCCCGAGCCGATGCGAGAACCGGAGGTCGTGCCTCGCGCAGAAATCGCGGACGAACGCGCCACGTCGCCCGACACGACGAAACTCCTCGAGCGAACGCCCGGCGTCAGCATGTATGAGGCTGGCGGCGTTTCACGACTGCCCGTCATCCATGGCATGGCGGATGATCGAATCAAGATTATGACCAGCGGCGTCGCTGTCACGTCAGCATGCGCCAATCACATGAACCCGCCGCTCTCCTATTCCGACGCCAACACGGTCGGGAAAGTCGAAGTGTATTCCGGCGTTGTTCCGGTCAGCAAAGGCGGCGATTCGATCGGCGGAACGATCATCGTCGAACCACCGTCGCCTGTTTTCCGATCGGCGGCGACGACGACCGCCGCGCCTCCCGAACCCGCTGACGCCAGAAAGCCGTTCATAGAGCTTTTTGAGGCAGGCAAGTTACGTCTCGGCCCCGACAACAACGTTCTCGTGACCGGCGAGACGTCGAGCTTCTTTCGTTCGAACAACACCGGCATTGGCGCTTCAGCCATCGTCAATACGGCGACTGACCACTACGCATTCCTATACAACGGCTCGTGGTCACGGGCGACCGACTATCGCGCTGGCGGCAATGACGCCAAGGTTCTCTCGACGAATTTCATTTCCGAAAACCACCAGGGTACGATCGCCTATCAGAACGACGGGCATCTTCTGTCGCTCAGGGGCGCCATCACGAATATTCCCTACCAGGGCTTCGCCAATCAGCGCATGGATATGACCGCCAACCGCGGGTATCAGGTCGAAGCAAAGTATCAGGGAACAGGAGACTGGGGTTTCGTCGACGCGCGCGCCTATTGGCACAATGTTTCGCACACGATGGGCTTTCTCAACGACAAGCAGCCCGACTACATGCCGATGGCCACGAACGGTCTCGATTATGGCTACTCCGTCAAGCTCGATCACCCGGTAAATGAAGATCATCTCGTCCGCGTCGGAAGCGAATTTCACGGCTTCCGATTGAATGATTGGTGGGAGCCAATTCCCGGTGGCGGCATCATGACAGCGCGCGACAATACGACATTCATGCTGCCTGATCCGACCATCTTCGACATGACGATGAAGATGATGACGCCATTCACGCAATGGAACATCCGGAATGGCATACGTAACCGGCTCAGTCATTTCGCAGAGTGGGAAGCGAAATGGACGCCGCAGTGGTCAACGCTCGTCGGCGTGCGAAATGATCTCGTCTTTTCGAACGCCGGAGAGGCGGCGGCCTACGATCCAAGAAATCCTGCATTCATGCCCATGAAAATCGGCGACTTCTGGATTCCCGGCATCATGCTGAATCCGGACGCCGTCGCTGCGCAGATTTTCAACTCCCGCAGCCATCGACGCACCGACGTCAACTTCGACGTGACAGCGCAAGTTCGTTACAAGCCCGACGAAAATACAACGTACGAAGGCGGGTATTCGCGCAAGACGCGATCACCGAATTTGTATGAACGATACGCCTGGGGCGTCGGCACCATGACCGCTGCCATGGTCAACCAGTTCGGCGACGCGAATGGTTACGTTGGCAATCTCGATCTCGTGCCGGAGGTGGCGCATACTTTTTCGCTTACTGGCTCCTGGCGCGACCCGAAGAATGAGTGGGAGGCGCGTATCGCGCCCTATTACAGCTTTGTTCAAAATTATATCGACGCCAATCGTGTTGGCAGCTTCGCTTTCACGGGGCCGGCGGCTCCCGGTCCTTACGTGTTTCAAGAGCTTCAATTCAGAAACCACAATGCCCTGATATGGGGTGTGGATTTCTCCGGAAGGCTGAAGATATTCGAAGATCCTGATTTCGGCCGCTTCTACGGCACAGCGCTCGCCAGTTACACTTACGGCCGAAACCTGGACACGGGCGACCCGCGCAACTGTAATTTCTTTGCCGCGGGCAATCCGCCGACTATCGGCTCCGTCTATGCGGACCAGTTGTGTTACCTGCTCGCAGACGCCCAGAAGAAGGGCGATGGCCTATACAATATCATGCCCATCAACACGCGACTTGGAATTGAGCACAAGCTCGGTGGATGGACGAACGGTGTTGAACTTGTCGTTGTCGGCGCCAAAAACCATGTATCTGTCCAGCGCAACGAACTTCACACGCCGGCATATACGCTCGTCAATTTGCGGTCGAGTTACGAGTGGTCGAACCTGCGGCTTGATTTCGCAATCGAGAACATCGCCAACACGCTCTACTACCCCGCGTTGGGCGGCTTCTACATCACCGGCTACAAGGCCTGGACTAATACCGGTCTTAGTCCCTTCAGCATACCGAGCCCGGTCGCCGGAATGGGACGAAACATCGTCGCAGGCCTGACCGTAAAATTTTAA
- a CDS encoding ammonium transporter has product MKLFPALGALCLLATPALADDAAKIDGADTAFMIIATALVLMMTLPGLALFYSGMVRKKNVLATMAQSLIATAIVSLLWIGVAYSLTFSGDGAYIGDTARVMLSGIGMDTVSPLAKTIPEILFMAYQMTFAVITCALVGGSVAERMKFSAFMIFCVLWLFIVYVPSAHWVWGGGFLQKMGLLDFAGGTVVHINAGVAGLVCALVLGNRVGFGRENLSPFDLSLAVVGTGLLWVGWFGFNGGSALGANSRAVFAIVATHLAACAGALVWSALEWIERGKPSVLGVVSGAVAGLGTITPASGYVLPWHGAVIGLIAGGVCYWFCTVAKHRLRYDDTLDVFGVHGVGGIMGTLLAGVFATRAITASESDPGVAGLLQGDFHQLVVQAIGVGVTIVWCVIGTWITLKLVSMVTTLRVNSDDEREGLDIALHGEALHQ; this is encoded by the coding sequence ATGAAACTCTTCCCGGCGCTCGGTGCGCTGTGCCTGCTCGCCACGCCCGCCCTCGCCGATGACGCGGCGAAAATCGACGGCGCCGACACGGCCTTCATGATCATCGCCACGGCGCTCGTGCTGATGATGACGCTGCCCGGCCTCGCGCTTTTTTATAGCGGCATGGTGCGCAAGAAGAACGTGCTCGCCACCATGGCGCAGAGCCTAATTGCGACGGCGATCGTCTCGCTGCTGTGGATCGGCGTCGCTTACAGCCTGACCTTCTCCGGCGACGGAGCCTATATCGGCGACACGGCGCGGGTCATGCTCTCCGGGATCGGCATGGACACGGTGAGCCCGCTCGCCAAGACCATCCCCGAGATCCTCTTCATGGCCTATCAGATGACCTTCGCGGTCATCACCTGCGCGCTGGTCGGCGGTTCGGTCGCCGAGCGCATGAAGTTTTCCGCCTTCATGATCTTCTGCGTGCTGTGGCTCTTCATCGTCTATGTGCCTTCGGCGCATTGGGTGTGGGGCGGCGGCTTCCTGCAGAAGATGGGCCTGCTCGATTTCGCCGGCGGCACGGTCGTGCATATCAACGCCGGCGTCGCGGGCCTCGTCTGCGCATTGGTGCTGGGCAATCGCGTCGGATTCGGGCGGGAGAATCTCTCGCCCTTCGATCTGTCGCTGGCGGTCGTCGGCACGGGACTGCTCTGGGTCGGCTGGTTCGGCTTTAACGGCGGCTCCGCGCTCGGCGCCAATTCCCGCGCTGTCTTCGCCATCGTAGCGACGCATCTCGCCGCCTGCGCCGGCGCGCTGGTGTGGAGCGCGCTGGAATGGATCGAGCGCGGCAAGCCGTCGGTGCTCGGCGTCGTCTCCGGCGCCGTCGCAGGTCTCGGAACCATCACGCCGGCCTCGGGCTACGTCCTGCCCTGGCATGGCGCCGTTATCGGGCTTATCGCCGGCGGCGTCTGCTACTGGTTCTGCACCGTGGCGAAGCACCGGCTCCGCTATGACGATACGCTCGACGTATTTGGCGTGCATGGCGTCGGCGGCATCATGGGCACGCTGCTTGCCGGCGTCTTTGCGACGCGCGCGATCACGGCGTCGGAGTCCGATCCCGGCGTCGCCGGTCTGCTCCAAGGCGACTTCCATCAGCTCGTCGTGCAGGCGATCGGGGTCGGCGTCACGATCGTCTGGTGCGTCATCGGCACCTGGATCACACTGAAGCTCGTCTCGATGGTCACGACCCTCCGCGTCAACAGCGACGACGAGCGCGAAGGGCTCGACATCGCCCTGCACGGCGAAGCGCTGCATCAATGA
- the rplM gene encoding 50S ribosomal protein L13, protein MYGKTYSAKPADIEKKWVLIDASGLVVGRLASIIALRLRGKHKASFTPHMDDGDNIIIINADKVVLTGRKRDQKVYHHHTGFPGGIKERSAKFILESRFPERVLEKAVQRMLPRGPLGRKQLGNLRVYKGAEHPHEAQNPQALNVAALNAKNARSA, encoded by the coding sequence ATGTACGGCAAAACCTATTCGGCGAAACCCGCCGACATCGAAAAGAAGTGGGTGCTGATCGACGCCTCCGGGCTCGTCGTCGGCCGCCTCGCCTCGATCATCGCCCTCCGCCTGCGCGGCAAGCACAAGGCGAGCTTCACGCCCCATATGGACGACGGCGACAACATCATCATCATCAACGCCGACAAGGTGGTGCTGACGGGCCGCAAGCGCGACCAGAAGGTGTATCACCATCACACCGGCTTCCCCGGCGGCATCAAGGAGCGTTCGGCCAAGTTCATCCTCGAAAGCCGCTTCCCGGAGCGCGTGCTCGAAAAGGCCGTGCAGCGCATGCTGCCGCGCGGCCCGCTCGGCCGCAAGCAGCTCGGCAATCTGCGTGTCTACAAGGGCGCTGAGCATCCCCATGAGGCGCAGAACCCGCAGGCGCTCAACGTCGCCGCCCTGAACGCCAAGAACGCCCGGAGCGCCTGA